Sequence from the Hamadaea flava genome:
GTGGCTGCCGTTCGCGACGGTACGCGGAGCCGGGCTGGCCTACCTGATCCTTCGCGATGCGCCGGGCGGGGCGGAGTTCGGTGCCCGCGCCTACGGCCGCGACGGGCAGCTGGCCGCCGACGCGCTGAACGAGCAGGTTCAGGCGTGGCACAGATCCGGACGACACACCACGCCCACGTTCGCCTACCGGCCCAACGGCCGCGACGCCTCACCCATCCCCGCCGACGCTGCGGTCATGAGCAAGACCCACGGCGTCCTCACGATCACCTGGCCCACGAGCAGCTGACTCTCCCCAAGCCAGTCCGCTGGGCCAGGCCCGACAACCCGACCGCCACAACCACCGGGCGACAGGACACGGCTCCGGCCGCCCACGAGCAGAAGGAATCCGATGACATTGCAGGTCGATGACGCAGCCGCCTTGCGCCAGGCCATGGTGACGCAACTGCGCGACGAAGGTCTCATCACCACCGAAGGCGTCGCCGCGGCGATGAACACCGTGCCCCGACACGACTTCGCGCCCGGAGAACCGCTGGAGAAGGTCTACCAGACCAACACCACGCTCGTTCCGAAGATCGACGCCCAGGGGCGGCAGACCAGCGTCGTCTCGGCCTCGCACATCCAGGCCATCCAGCTCGAACAGGCCGACGTACATCCCGGCATGAGCGTGCTGGAGATCGGCTCGGGCGGCTACAACGCCGCCCTCATCGCGGAGATGGTCGGGCCGACCGGCTCGGTCACGACGGTGGACATCGACGCCGACGTCATCGGCCGCGCCCGCGCGGGCCTGCAGCGGGCGGGCTACGACCAGGTCCACGTCGTGCACGCCGACGCCGAACACGGCGTGGCCCACCACGCGCCCTACGACCGGATCATCGTCACGGTCGGGGCATGGGACATCCCGCCCGCCTGGCTGGACCAGCTCACCCCGGACGGGCGCATCGTGGTCCCGTTGCGCTTCGCCGGGATCACCCGGCTTATCGCCTTCGACCGCACCCTGGACAGCCCGATGCTGACCGCCAGCAACTACCGGCTCGGCTCGTTCGTGCCGATGCAGGGCGACGGCGCCGCCAACGAGCAGCTCATCGCGGTCACCCCCGACGTCGGTCTGCGCCTGGACCAGAACAGCGAGCTGACCTTCGACGTGCCGGCGCTGCGCAAGGCCCTCAACACCAAGCCCGTGGAGGGCTGGTCGGGTACGCCGTTCGACATGCCCGACGAGCTGGAGCTGTACCTGCTGACCGCCGGGCCGCAGATGCCGATGCTGCACGCGGCGCAGGCCGCCATCGAGCAAGGCGTGCTCAACCGCACGGTCCGCACGGGCACCCCGGCGCTGGTGCGCGGCGACACGTTCGCCTACCGGATCAAGCGGGAGAACCCGGAGGCCGTCAGCGGCTTCGAGACCGGCGTCATCGCCCACGGACCGCAGGCCGAGCAGGTCGGCGCCGAGCTGCTCAACATGGTCCGCGCCTGGGCGGGCCGCTACTACCGGCGCGGCGCGGCCCGCATCACCTACCACCCGAACCCCGCCGACACCAGCGGAGTCATCGGGTGGCACACGACCAAGCGACACGGCGTCCTGGCCGTCGACTGGTCCTAACAGGCTTCGGTGCTCACCTGGGCGACCCACGCCCAGGTGAGCACCGGGGAACCATATCCACCCTCACCAAGGAGGTTGTCATGACCACCCAGCTCGCCCCGGCCCCGACCGACGTCGACGGCCGCGCGCTCGACGACTTCGACCTCGACATCTCGTTCATCGAGGCCGGGGGCACCGTCGAGCACATCATCAAGATGACCGAGGACAACTGCGGCAGCACCTGCGAGTCGGCCTGCACCAGCTGCTGACCGCTGCATCGACCGTCGGCGGCCACGGACTCTAGCCCGGCCTCGGTGATCTAGCCGACGAGCCGCCATCGCACTCGGTCACGGGATGCCCGGCCCTGGAACACGCTCCAGCGCCGGGCATCCCCATCCACCAACAAGACGATCACAGACCTGGGGAGGTCGGTGTGTACCGCAGCGTGAACAACGCTCTGATGCTGCGCGCGTCAGTGCTCCACCCGGGCTACCTCGCAAGCTGGCCCGACCTGACCACCAGCAACGGACCCGGCACCTGGCGGCCGTGGCTCGAGGAAGCCCTGTCGATTCCATGGTTCGCCGCCGCGCTGGCGCACGCCTCGCCCGACCTCGCCGAGCGCACCACCGCGGCCGTCAAAGGCGACCTGCCACCAGCCGCTGTCCGGCGGGTGGTGCTCGGGGTCATGCGCTATCTGCTGCGCGCGACCAGCCGCGCCACTCCCTTCGGGCTGTTCGCCGGTGTCGCTCCCGCCACTGCGAACGGCACAGCCACCCTCCGTTGGGGTGCCGACCACCGGCCCTTCGCCCGCCTGCAGGCGGCGTGGCTGGCCGGTGTCCTGGACGGCCTGGAGTCAGACCCGCTGCTACGCCCGCACCTGATCGTCCGGGCGAACAACCTGCTCGTAGAGCGGTCGGGCAAGGTCGTGCTGGAGTACCGTGCCGCCACCAGCGACCCTCGTGGCGCGCCGGCCCATCTGCGCATCAAAGCCAACGACTCGATCCGCGCCGCGCTGAGCCTGGCGGCTGAGCCGATCAGCTGGGCCGACCTCAGCGGCAAGCTCGCGGCCGAACACGGAGCCCCCTCCGAAGGGGCCGATCGGCTGATCGGCCAGATGGTGGCCCAGCGGCTACTGCTCACCAGCCTGCGCCCACCATCGATCCAGACCGATCCGCTCACGCACGCCGTCAACGAGCTGGAAGCCCTCGCCACCGGCTCGGACATCGTTCTGAGCCAACTGCGTACCCTGCGCCATCTACGGGCACGGCACGACAACGCCCCCGACCAGACGAGCGCCGACGAGCGCCGCCGGGACCTCAGCCGGGCCGCCGCCGCGATCCGCCTCGGACCAGCTGTCGGCATCGACCTACGGCTGGACTGCGACCTCGTCCTACCCAGGGCGGTGACGGCCGAGGCAGGTCGTGCCGCAGCCGCGCTGACCCACCTGGCCCGCCCGTCCGCGCGCCGGTGGCGCGACTGGCACGCCCGGTTCCTGAACCGGTACGGCCTGCGCGCCCTCGTCCCGATCCTGGACGCGGTCGATGGGCAGGTGGGCCTCGGCTACCCGGACGGCTTCACCGGCGAGCCCGCCGAGGACGCGACCGAGCTGCACGACCGGGACCGGCGCCTGCTCGCCTTGGCGCAGCGGGCCGCTCTGCGGGGCGAACACGAGGTGGTCCTCGACGATGCTTCGCTGGAGCGGGTGGCCGGCGCAGCCCCGACCGAGGTGTACCCGACCGCTGAACTCACCGTCCGCGTCCACGCCGAGTCACTGCAAGCCATCGACAGAGGAGACTTCCAGCTGTCGATCGTGCGCGCCTCCGGGCAAGCCTTCTCCACCGCGGGGCGGTTCCTCGACCTGTTCGGTGAAGCAGCCCAACAGCGTATGGCTGCCGAGGCAGTCGCCAGCCCGACCGCCAGCGAGGGAGCCCTGCTGGCGCAGCTGACGGCCGTGACTCGATACACGATCAGCCTGGACGTCAATCGCGCCGGACAACTGCTGCCCCACCTGATCCCGGTCGGCGAGCACCACCGCCCGTCGCAGGCCACGATCGCCTTGGACGACATCGCCGTCACCGCCGACGTCCACCGCCTCTATCTGATCTCCATCTCCCGTCAGCGCGCGCTGCAGCCGGTCGCGGTCAACGCCGTCGAACCGGTCCGCCACGCCCACCCGCTAGCGCGGTTCCTCGCCGAAGCACCCGTGGCGCTGGCCACCGCCTGCACTCCGCTGGAGTGGGGACCAGCAGCCAAGGGCCTGCCGTTCCTGCCCGCCCTGCGCTATGGCCGCACACTGCTGAGTCCCGCCCGCTGGCACCTGGCGGCAGAGGAGCTGCCCAACCGCCACGCACCCTGGCCCGACTGGGATACGGCACTTGGGGACTGGCAGGAGGCCACCGGCTGCCCCCGCCTGGTCGCGCTCGGCGTCGGCGACCAAACGATCAGACTCGACCTGGGCGAACCCGCCCACCGGGCTCTGTTACGCGACCACCTGACCCGCGAACCCACCGCACTGCTCCGCGCCACCGCCGACGGCAACGAGTGGATCGGCGGCCACGCCCACGAGATCGTCATCCCCCTGTTCGCCACCGCCACAAGGCCACCAGCCCCCCGCATCAGCCAGACGACGGTCGACGGTCGCAACCACGGCATCCTGCCCGGCGGTGACCACCACTACCTCAAGATCTACGCCCGGCCCGACGAACAGGACACCATCCTCAGCAGCCATCTGCCCCGGCTGTTGTCCCGCTACCCCGAGGCAGGACCCTGGTGGTACCTGCGCTACGCCGACCCCGAACCGCACCTGCGGCTGCGCCTACCCGGCGTGCCCCGCGAGGCCGTCTACAGCTGGACGCGACAGCTGCACGCCGACGACCTGACCCGCCGAGTCCAGTGGGACACCGACTTTCCCGAACCGGGCCGTTTCGGCGGCCCAGGCGCGTACGTGGTGACTACGGCAGTGTTCGGCGTCGACTCGGAGGCCGCGCTCGCCGAGCTGGCGACATCCCTGAGCCATCCTGCCATCCATCGGCAGGCGTTGACCGCCGCCAGCATGGTCGATCTCGTCCACGCCGTCATCGGGGACCCGGCCGAGGCCATGCGCTGGCTGATCTCCCACGCCCGCACCCACCGGCCCGCGCCCGCACGAACCGTGTACGACGACGCAGTGCGCCTGGCCAACCCCTACAACCACTTCGCGTTGCGTGCCCAGCCAGGCGGTGTCGCCATCGCCGAAAGGTGGGCAGCACGCCGCCGGGTCATTACCGCCTGGCGTAGTGACCTCCCCGGCGTCAGCATCACCAGCCGGGCCGACCTGCTGCCCGACCTGCTGCACCTGCATCACGTTCGCGTCATAGGACTCGACCTGGAAAGCGAACGCGCCTGCCTGCACCTCGCCCGCGCCGCCGCCCTCAGCTGGACGACAAGGAGCACCCCGTGACCGCCCCCGCCACCACTACCCACCGCGCGGACCCGCTCGCCGCCGTCTGCACCCGCCTCGCCGACCCTTCGATCGTCGGCCCGTCGCCAGATGGACGGACCCGGCCGCAGTCGTTGGCCGGTGGCGCGGTCGGTATCGCGCTGCTACACATCGAGCGCGCCGTGTCCGGCCTCGGCGACGAAGCCACCGCCCACACCTGGATACGCGCCGCGGCCAGCGAGCCGGTCAGCATCGGCCGCAACTCCGACCCGTTCCACGGAGCCCCCGCACTGGCGTTCATGTTCCACATTGCGAGCCCGCTCGGTGGCTACCGCCGCGCCGCCAACAGCCTCGACGAGGCCACCAGCGTCCTCACCCGGCAACGGTTGGCCGCCGCGCACGCCCGCATCGACCGCCGCGAGCCGCTTCCCATGTTCGAGTTCGACCTCGTGCACGGTCTGACCGGCCTGGGCCTGTACCACCTGCACGCCCACCCCGACCACCCGATCAGCGGCGATCTGGTGGCCTACCTTACCCGCCTCACCGAACCCCTCGGCGACAACACCGACCGGCCGCCGTGGTGGCTGCCCTCCGGCCTCGGCGGCGTACCCCACGACGAGTTCCCCCACGGCCACGGCAACATCGGAACCGCCCACGGCATCAGCGCCGTCATCGCCCTGCTCGCCTACGCTATCCTGCACGGCCATGACACGCCCGCCGCCCGCGACGCGCTCAACCACCTATGCGACTGGACCGACCACTACCGCCAAGACGACCCCGCCGGAACCTGGTGGCCCGGCTACGTAGCACCCGGCACCGCCCTCAAACGCCACCGGCCGTCCTGGTGCTACGGAACCCCCGGCACCGCCCGCGCCCAGCAACTCGCCGGGCAGGCCCAACGCGACACCACCCGCCAGCAGCGCGCCGAGGAGGCGATGCTCACGGTGCTCGCCGATGAGGCCCAGCGCCAGCGGCTCTCGGAGATCGGTCTATGCCATGGCAAAGCCGGGCTGCTGCAATCCGGCTGCCGCATGGCGGCCGACAGTACCGACCCGGGCCGATCGGCCCAGCTCGCCGCCCATCTTCCCAGCCTGGCCGCCGAGCTTGCCACCCAACTCACCAGCGAAGTCTCAGCCGATCCGGAACTGATGAACGGCACCGCCGGAGCCGCGCTCGCCCTGCACACCGCCACCACCGGCAACCCGGCCACCGGCTGGGACGCCTTCCTCGCCCTGTCCTGACCGGCGAAACGCCATGACCACACCCGGATGGCGGCAGACCACCATCACCTTCGCCGACCCCGACACCGCCGAGCAGACCGCCGTCGACCACCTCGCGCCGATCCTGGCCGACGCCGAAGCCCGCAGCCTCATCACCGCCTGGTTCTACGTACGCAAAGGCGAATGGCGGCTGCGATACCTGCCCAGCACCAGCAACGGTCCTGCCGAGGACCATGTCAGCAGCGAGCTGCAACGGCTCATTCGGCTCGGCATCGTTCTCGGCGCCGTCGCCGGCATCTACGAGCCCGAGGTCTACGCCTTCGGCGGCCCCGACGCCATGGACATCGCCCACCAACTCTGGCACCACGACAGCCGCCACCTCCTCGCAGGCAGCATGGCGCACCAGCGCGAGCAGTCGATCATGCTGGTCGCGGCGATGATGCGGGCGGCAGGGCTGGACTGGTATGAGCAAGGCGATGTGTGGGCACGTGTCGCCGAGCACAGGGACCCGCCGGACCCCGGCCACGTCGCGTCTCTGCAGCACGCCACGCAGCGGCTCCTCACGGTCGACATCGTCAGCCTCACCGTCCCAGGAGCCACGATGGCGACCTGTTCGGCCCTGGTCGAGGCGTACATCGCCGCTGGTGACAGCCTGCGGCGACTCAACCAGGCCGGACGGCTCCAGCACCGCGGACTACGAGACATCCTCACCCATCACGTGATCTTCGCCTGGAACCGGCGCAGCATCCCCGGCCTGCACCAAGCAGCCATCGCTGCAGCCGCGAAGATCCTCATCTTCGGCCCCGGCCCCAACGTCGACCCTCTCACCACAGGCGGTGAAGCATGAATCCAGACGTCGCCCGTCGCTTTCCTCTAATCGCCCGCCCTCGCCCCGCCTGCACGCCCCTGGTCCAGCGCGTCGCCGACCTCGAACACCGTGCCGGTCTCGCCCGAGAGCAACACGACGTGGCCTCCGCGACCGCAGTCTTCAACCTCGCCGCCCTGCTCGCGTCCGACTGCGGCCTACCCGATCTCGCCCGCACCTGGTGCCACCGGCTCGCTGCCGTCGCGCTGGCCAACCGCACCGAGCCCCGACATGCCCTCGAACCCATCGTCAACCTCGCACGTCTGCGCATCCGCGCAGGCGACGGCCCCACCGCGTGGACTCTGTTGGAGACCCTCTACCAGGCAATCGCCACCCGCACCGACACCGTGATCGACGGCATCCTGATCCCGGCCGCAAACCTCACCGAAGCACCCGCCAGCCACGCCAACGCATGTACCTGGCTATGGAGCGTCCTACTCGGCACTGGCGCCCACGCCCTCGCCACCGCCGGCCGCTGGGACGATGCAAGCCAACGCCTCGCCCAACATAACGGCGTCGGCGTGCGCATGCTCGACGGCCGACAGGTCGCCGTCATCGCCCACGCCACAGCGGGCCGTCACCGGGAGGCGCACGCCGTGCTGAGCGCAACCCGCCCCGGCGAGGCATGGGAAAATGCTGTCACCGCGGCCATGTGGATGCATATACCGAATGACGGTCCAGACGAGGCGGCTATCGCGGCGCTAACCGCCTACCACGCGCTTGGACCTGCACAGCCAGGGCTCGCCGTCTTCCAAACCAGGCTGGGCCTCACCATCGTCGACGCCCTCGACGCCAACCATCCCGCACGCGAACCCATTGCCGCTGGCCTGATCAGGCAGGGCGTCAACGACGGCTACGCCGCCCGCGAACTACTGGGCCACCCGGGATGCCTCAGTGCCGCCAGCAGACAGCAGGCCGATGATCTCGCCAGCCTCGCCTCCCGATGCGGCCTCGGCCAAGGAGGTGTACCCGGGACGCTGCTCGCATGCCTTTACAACGCACTCGACGTTGCCGAAGCCACAATCAAACGCTCAGGTCGGGGGCACGCCCATGGACCTGCCTAGCCAGTCCTGCTCCCATGCCCGCCGCACCAGGGCCGGATTCGGGCAGCGCATATGTCACTGACGCGCCCACTACGCGATGTCAAGCCAGCCCTGCGTCGTTACAGCCGACATCAGCTGCCGCACCTCGGGCATGGCTTGAAGTTGGGGGTACTCATCGGCAAGCTGCGTTACTGCTTCGGAGGCATCATCGCCAAACTGATATTGCAATACAGCCACGGCCTTTACGGCTAGGAACTCATCGTGAGTCCTAATTGCCTCCTGCAAGACTTCATCGAACAGGCGGACCACATCTGGACCCCACCCCGAAGAGAGAAGTAAATAGACGTCCTCACCGACGCTTCCGCGTCGAAACATGTTTTCGCGGTCGACCAACTTCAAGAGCAGGATTGCGTCTGTAACGGTCCATCGGAATCGGCTCACAACGGCGGCCTTTGTTTTACCCGCGACAGTACGCGTCGGACTCGGCCATATGTCAGGATGGAATTGTACGCAATGGGCAAGCGCGTAAGCGGCGTCCGGAAGGACCTCAGGATGCAACTGACCTAAGGCGTACCTAAGCATCACGAGCGCTCTGTAGTCGACTTGGCCGACTGCGAAGCAATCCCATACCGCCGCGCCTTGTTTGTCGGGTGCATCTGAATACAAGCCCAACACGGAGCCTAATGGCGTTGACGCCCGACGTGCTGCCAACAGAAACGACTGCCAGCTTTCGCCATTCAGGACGAGGCTCGCGTATATCCGCCCAGATTGGTTATCGGGAAGAGTTCTAAGCTCCTCTGTGAGGTTAATCCAGTACAGCACATCAGCAGTAGGATCGTGGACTATGCCGAATACGGGCAGCGTCGATTCCGTCCAGAAGGCATAGTCCGCAGGGCTGTATGGTACGAACCATCCCTTAGATGACGAGTAGGAATTTCCTCCCTTAATCTGTAAAGCTATCACCTGGCCCGTTACTTCCCGCTCATCGGAGATGTCGACGTACGCATCTTTGCCATAGTCGTTGCTCTGGCTCACTTCGAGGAACACTTGGCCACGTGATTCAAAAAGCTCACGCACGCGATTAACCGCAGCCCGCTCGACGATGCGTTGATCGGTAATCTGCTTACGACCCGAGGACACGTTACACCCACTCTGAGACAGTCAAATCGCCAGACGACGAACGCGATTGCCTGGCGTCTCCTCATTCGCGCTAGGGCGACTCGCCAGAGCTAACACTGCGTTCCGTGAGCATTCGCAGCACCTTCTCTGCGTTGGCCAATGGATACGCCGCCCAATGGTGTGCCAGCGCCACAGGTATGAGGGCGTCATCATAAAGCCTTGTGCCGATGCCATCGAGGACATCTAGCGCTCTACTCAATGCTGGAAACCGAACGAAGTCACTGTAATCGGCCTCGCCGTAACCATATGCCAACTCGGTTTCTGGAACGACCGTGCTGACCAATAGTTGCCCGTCCGCCGAGTGGTAGAACAACTTCCGACCAAAGTAGGTTTCAGCCAGGCTGCGCACCCTGAGTCTCTTGGTCATATACACGTCATCGAGGCGCATCAGATGGCGTCGCTTCACAAATCGTCGTATGCCGTGGAAGTGCTCGACCGGGTACCCGCTCTTTGCGACTCCGATCACGACGGGCGGCTGATGACCACGAAGCCTTGCACGTCGCATGATCTCCTGCCAACAGCCTCGGAGCCCGTGCTGAAAACGTGCTGGTTCACCGAAGAGAGCGAGGTCGCCGTCACAGATAAACGCGGTCTGTTGGAGCATGCGGGGCGACATGGCCTCAATGCCCAACGCAACGCCAATCAAAACGAGATGTTCGATGACCTGACTGGTCCGGCTTAACACTTGCTTATTGCTGTCGTCTGAATTGAATTGTTCCCAAATGCGCAAGGCGTCTGTCGGCCATACATTGGCACCGCACTCGGCACACTTACTCATAGACAGCGCCGGAATCGGGGCACCCTTATAGCCGCGAGGCGGCTCGTTCAGTGAACACTTCTTGTTGGGGCACTTCGTCAGAAGCAAATTGCCGCGCGCGGCGGCGGACGCCTCGTGTGGTCGAGCATAGCGCTGCGTTTCCAGCAGAAGTTGGAGGAGCGTTCGCTGCTGGATGACGGTGTCCGCGAATAGATCGAAGAATTCCGCACGAAAGGCTTCGTCGGGATCTTCAAAACTTTCGTGCTCCAAGAAGGAGCCCGGTAGGAATCCGGATACGACGGAGGACTCCGTGGCATCTGCTAGCCGGGCTGGGTCGACGAACGGACCAGTCCGCTCGAGCATCTGTCGGAGGTCGATGAACACGCCGGCTATCTGCATATAAAGCACGCGGGTCGAAGGATACCTGTCATAAGCTTCCTGGTCCTCGTGTCCGGAACCGTCTACGCAAACCACGTACTTGATCTCAGGACTATGCACCTGCCCGAGTGTGTCTGCATCAACAATCCGCTCAAGGATCATAGACTCGTCGAAGGCGTCCTCGGGCTTGTGATAACGCGCCAGCCGTTCTGCGATGATCGGATTGGCGGACGTTGGAAGGTGACCTAGACGGGATGCCATTTCATAACGAATCGCGCCAAGTGCCGAACGAGAAGTGTACGACATGTTCAGCCTTCGAGCTCGAACATCGGTTCGGTCTGGGGCGGGAACTTGTTCGAGTAGA
This genomic interval carries:
- the fxlM gene encoding methyltransferase, FxLD system, producing MTLQVDDAAALRQAMVTQLRDEGLITTEGVAAAMNTVPRHDFAPGEPLEKVYQTNTTLVPKIDAQGRQTSVVSASHIQAIQLEQADVHPGMSVLEIGSGGYNAALIAEMVGPTGSVTTVDIDADVIGRARAGLQRAGYDQVHVVHADAEHGVAHHAPYDRIIVTVGAWDIPPAWLDQLTPDGRIVVPLRFAGITRLIAFDRTLDSPMLTASNYRLGSFVPMQGDGAANEQLIAVTPDVGLRLDQNSELTFDVPALRKALNTKPVEGWSGTPFDMPDELELYLLTAGPQMPMLHAAQAAIEQGVLNRTVRTGTPALVRGDTFAYRIKRENPEAVSGFETGVIAHGPQAEQVGAELLNMVRAWAGRYYRRGAARITYHPNPADTSGVIGWHTTKRHGVLAVDWS
- a CDS encoding FxLD family lanthipeptide; translated protein: MTTQLAPAPTDVDGRALDDFDLDISFIEAGGTVEHIIKMTEDNCGSTCESACTSC
- a CDS encoding lantibiotic dehydratase is translated as MYRSVNNALMLRASVLHPGYLASWPDLTTSNGPGTWRPWLEEALSIPWFAAALAHASPDLAERTTAAVKGDLPPAAVRRVVLGVMRYLLRATSRATPFGLFAGVAPATANGTATLRWGADHRPFARLQAAWLAGVLDGLESDPLLRPHLIVRANNLLVERSGKVVLEYRAATSDPRGAPAHLRIKANDSIRAALSLAAEPISWADLSGKLAAEHGAPSEGADRLIGQMVAQRLLLTSLRPPSIQTDPLTHAVNELEALATGSDIVLSQLRTLRHLRARHDNAPDQTSADERRRDLSRAAAAIRLGPAVGIDLRLDCDLVLPRAVTAEAGRAAAALTHLARPSARRWRDWHARFLNRYGLRALVPILDAVDGQVGLGYPDGFTGEPAEDATELHDRDRRLLALAQRAALRGEHEVVLDDASLERVAGAAPTEVYPTAELTVRVHAESLQAIDRGDFQLSIVRASGQAFSTAGRFLDLFGEAAQQRMAAEAVASPTASEGALLAQLTAVTRYTISLDVNRAGQLLPHLIPVGEHHRPSQATIALDDIAVTADVHRLYLISISRQRALQPVAVNAVEPVRHAHPLARFLAEAPVALATACTPLEWGPAAKGLPFLPALRYGRTLLSPARWHLAAEELPNRHAPWPDWDTALGDWQEATGCPRLVALGVGDQTIRLDLGEPAHRALLRDHLTREPTALLRATADGNEWIGGHAHEIVIPLFATATRPPAPRISQTTVDGRNHGILPGGDHHYLKIYARPDEQDTILSSHLPRLLSRYPEAGPWWYLRYADPEPHLRLRLPGVPREAVYSWTRQLHADDLTRRVQWDTDFPEPGRFGGPGAYVVTTAVFGVDSEAALAELATSLSHPAIHRQALTAASMVDLVHAVIGDPAEAMRWLISHARTHRPAPARTVYDDAVRLANPYNHFALRAQPGGVAIAERWAARRRVITAWRSDLPGVSITSRADLLPDLLHLHHVRVIGLDLESERACLHLARAAALSWTTRSTP
- a CDS encoding lanthionine synthetase C family protein, with translation MTAPATTTHRADPLAAVCTRLADPSIVGPSPDGRTRPQSLAGGAVGIALLHIERAVSGLGDEATAHTWIRAAASEPVSIGRNSDPFHGAPALAFMFHIASPLGGYRRAANSLDEATSVLTRQRLAAAHARIDRREPLPMFEFDLVHGLTGLGLYHLHAHPDHPISGDLVAYLTRLTEPLGDNTDRPPWWLPSGLGGVPHDEFPHGHGNIGTAHGISAVIALLAYAILHGHDTPAARDALNHLCDWTDHYRQDDPAGTWWPGYVAPGTALKRHRPSWCYGTPGTARAQQLAGQAQRDTTRQQRAEEAMLTVLADEAQRQRLSEIGLCHGKAGLLQSGCRMAADSTDPGRSAQLAAHLPSLAAELATQLTSEVSADPELMNGTAGAALALHTATTGNPATGWDAFLALS
- a CDS encoding thiopeptide-type bacteriocin biosynthesis protein translates to MTTPGWRQTTITFADPDTAEQTAVDHLAPILADAEARSLITAWFYVRKGEWRLRYLPSTSNGPAEDHVSSELQRLIRLGIVLGAVAGIYEPEVYAFGGPDAMDIAHQLWHHDSRHLLAGSMAHQREQSIMLVAAMMRAAGLDWYEQGDVWARVAEHRDPPDPGHVASLQHATQRLLTVDIVSLTVPGATMATCSALVEAYIAAGDSLRRLNQAGRLQHRGLRDILTHHVIFAWNRRSIPGLHQAAIAAAAKILIFGPGPNVDPLTTGGEA
- a CDS encoding DUF4365 domain-containing protein, whose translation is MSSGRKQITDQRIVERAAVNRVRELFESRGQVFLEVSQSNDYGKDAYVDISDEREVTGQVIALQIKGGNSYSSSKGWFVPYSPADYAFWTESTLPVFGIVHDPTADVLYWINLTEELRTLPDNQSGRIYASLVLNGESWQSFLLAARRASTPLGSVLGLYSDAPDKQGAAVWDCFAVGQVDYRALVMLRYALGQLHPEVLPDAAYALAHCVQFHPDIWPSPTRTVAGKTKAAVVSRFRWTVTDAILLLKLVDRENMFRRGSVGEDVYLLLSSGWGPDVVRLFDEVLQEAIRTHDEFLAVKAVAVLQYQFGDDASEAVTQLADEYPQLQAMPEVRQLMSAVTTQGWLDIA